Proteins from a genomic interval of Micromonospora sp. NBC_00389:
- a CDS encoding PadR family transcriptional regulator, producing the protein MDDLTEMLKGTLEGCVLEIIGGEETYGYAITRRLNELGFADVVEGTVYTILLRLERNGLVQVTKRPSEVGPPRKFYALNDAGRKELATFWAKWQYVSSRIDRLKEGGR; encoded by the coding sequence ATGGACGACCTGACAGAGATGCTGAAGGGCACGCTCGAGGGCTGCGTGCTCGAGATCATCGGCGGCGAGGAGACCTACGGGTACGCCATCACGCGTCGGCTGAACGAACTCGGCTTCGCCGACGTCGTCGAGGGGACGGTGTACACCATCTTGCTGCGACTGGAGAGGAACGGACTCGTCCAGGTGACGAAACGACCATCCGAGGTGGGCCCGCCGCGCAAGTTCTATGCGCTCAACGACGCCGGGCGCAAGGAGCTCGCGACGTTCTGGGCGAAATGGCAGTACGTCTCATCACGCATCGACAGGCTCAAGGAGGGCGGGAGATGA
- a CDS encoding RNA polymerase subunit sigma-70, translating into MTDARLLGADEAAFIAAARSDDTARFALITERHRRELQVHCYRMLANYEDAQDMTQETFLRAWNKRASFKGHAALRTWLYRIATNACLDFLEKRNDRTPVPSELADVGSEVLYLQPYPDRMLPEDPQESVVARETIELAFIVAVQHLPPRQRAVFILRDVLGWPAAKAADALELTVASVTSALQRARVTMRAQLPDRRLDWRSPATHELSNDERAVVKLYIDAHERNDLDGLMALLRDDLRFVMLPEAGTSVITAKDAVDGWVSNGLFQPGYDDWRCITTTINRMPAAVLYLRTPNDPKYRLFNIAVLHIVDGKIAELTGFDATDKPWLDLPPTL; encoded by the coding sequence ATGACCGACGCCAGACTGCTGGGCGCCGACGAGGCCGCGTTCATCGCGGCGGCCCGCTCAGACGACACGGCGCGGTTTGCACTCATTACGGAGCGCCACCGGCGTGAGCTGCAGGTGCACTGCTACCGGATGCTCGCGAACTACGAGGACGCCCAGGACATGACGCAGGAGACGTTCCTGCGAGCGTGGAACAAGCGGGCGTCGTTCAAGGGCCACGCGGCCCTGCGGACCTGGCTGTACCGGATCGCGACGAACGCCTGCCTCGACTTCCTGGAGAAGCGCAACGACCGCACACCCGTACCGTCCGAGCTGGCGGACGTCGGCTCCGAGGTGCTCTACCTGCAGCCGTACCCGGACCGGATGCTCCCCGAGGACCCGCAGGAATCGGTGGTGGCGCGGGAAACGATCGAGCTGGCTTTCATCGTCGCCGTCCAGCACCTGCCGCCGCGGCAGCGGGCGGTGTTCATCCTGCGCGACGTCCTCGGCTGGCCGGCGGCGAAGGCCGCCGACGCCCTCGAGCTGACCGTCGCATCGGTCACCAGCGCACTGCAGCGGGCTCGCGTGACGATGCGCGCGCAGCTGCCCGACCGCCGCCTCGACTGGCGGAGCCCTGCCACCCACGAGCTGTCGAATGACGAGCGCGCCGTGGTGAAGTTGTATATCGACGCCCATGAGCGCAACGACCTCGACGGGCTGATGGCCCTGCTGCGCGACGACCTGCGCTTCGTGATGCTGCCCGAGGCGGGCACCTCGGTCATCACGGCCAAGGACGCGGTGGACGGCTGGGTCTCCAATGGGCTCTTCCAGCCCGGCTACGACGACTGGCGCTGTATCACCACGACGATCAACCGCATGCCCGCCGCCGTGCTGTACCTCCGCACCCCCAACGACCCAAAGTACCGGTTATTCAACATCGCGGTCCTGCACATCGTCGACGGGAAGATCGCCGAGCTCACCGGATTCGACGCCACCGACAAACCATGGCTGGACCTGCCCCCGACACTGTGA
- a CDS encoding DUF1048 domain-containing protein, giving the protein MGIQDIIEGKKQWRAHVARVKALPPDYQIVYKEMQRYLFKVGPVDLFDGRLLAGIVDFFEEGAAAGKGVLELIGTDVAAFCDDLVKDSRTHADVFQESISGTDEK; this is encoded by the coding sequence GTGGGCATCCAGGACATCATCGAGGGCAAGAAGCAGTGGCGGGCGCACGTGGCTCGGGTCAAGGCGCTCCCGCCGGACTACCAGATCGTCTACAAGGAGATGCAGAGGTACCTGTTCAAGGTCGGCCCGGTCGACCTTTTTGATGGGCGCCTGCTCGCCGGGATCGTCGACTTCTTCGAGGAAGGTGCCGCGGCCGGCAAGGGGGTTCTGGAACTCATCGGCACCGACGTCGCCGCCTTCTGCGACGACCTGGTCAAGGACTCGCGCACCCACGCGGACGTCTTTCAGGAGTCCATCAGCGGGACGGACGAGAAGTAA
- a CDS encoding DUF1048 domain-containing protein, with translation MSFWETITGSDLTREWKVFEARAEALPADYQAAWEQVKGNLFPYTGFTGRNLMPILDAALGLLEEASADGQSIHEVLGDDIPGFCTALAGGEGARTYRDRWREQLDRNVARKLGRLGG, from the coding sequence ATGAGCTTCTGGGAGACCATCACAGGCAGCGATCTCACCAGGGAATGGAAGGTGTTCGAAGCCCGGGCAGAGGCATTGCCGGCCGACTACCAGGCGGCATGGGAACAGGTCAAGGGCAACCTCTTCCCCTACACGGGCTTCACAGGTCGCAACCTGATGCCGATCCTCGACGCCGCCCTGGGGCTGCTCGAAGAAGCATCGGCGGACGGGCAGAGCATCCACGAGGTGCTCGGCGACGACATCCCCGGCTTTTGTACGGCGTTGGCCGGCGGAGAGGGTGCCCGTACCTATCGCGACCGGTGGCGCGAGCAGTTGGACAGGAACGTCGCAAGGAAATTGGGCCGGCTAGGAGGCTGA
- a CDS encoding Tn3 family transposase: MPDYRYRLSGNPSARSPNHGSGCSTFHSAEPQRTATLLMTARHLEAAAVDDALDLFDSLMATRLISPARRATDKARLAAMPKLEKASTTLVAVTKVMLELFAGAEGALDIASARAAIEEVASREEVAAAVATVTELVPDEDSWEADNRAAIAARYGVVRPFVRLLATVLPLQAAPAGRELLAEIHRLPELLRRRISQKPLGEADLNMNLVTGTWRRAVLANPALDGAADRDAYVMCLLTQLTAALRRRDIFAYPSLRWGDPRAQLLDGAEWSGVRDDVLAGLGLTGPVEEHLAEMVTALDGGWRQLAQRIEEAGPDASVRVVPGDGGRMRLSVSRLEKLGDPPSLVDLRKRVAAMRPLTDIPEVLMYVHSWTGMLDAYQHVGGLNTSMDDLPLTVAGLLVADACNVGLAPIINPAEPALTRDRLSHVDQNYIRPDTHGAANARLVAYQEKIGITDLWGGGLVAGVDGLWFVVPVQTIQAAPSPRFFGYKRGITWLNAVNDRFAGLGATIVTGTVRDSLHILDALLNLDAGPRPEMITTDTASYSDIVFGLFRLLGYRFSPRIADIGGTGFWRADLPGAEPGDYGPLNAIARNKVNLSRIVTHWPDMLRIAGSLVTSRVRAYDLLRMLTRDGTPTPLGQALAEYGRIPKTLHLLAMIDPVDETYRRTVIRQQNIVESRHALARKILHGNRGEISQAYRAGQEDQLGALGLVLNAIVLWNTRYIDLTVNLLRAQGYPVRDEDAARLSPLGYAHINMLGRYSFPKPGDGPQLRPLRDPDQPENLCAPRTSSPAASTGATPLRKQTAAVAGGRGRPSRPRRRQQRSGRAGPGCAAARTRVKSRSGGCCSSPAEYAVPSPEREDYLRTQIAHRLGFRAAPVCTYKNDSREAGMMRKLTFGMNVTLDGYIAAPGDDLGWSGGEGPDSSSSDELFQWWSDRVGATGLALYGRKLWEAMSSHWPTADQQPGATQAEIEFARRWRDMPKVVFSSTPRTVDWNTRLVTGDAVAEITRLKAEDGGPMDIVGATLAGAAMRAGLIDEYALVTHPVLVGGGTPFFTALDSWVNLNLVETRTFSGGVVLTRYETRR, from the coding sequence TTGCCGGATTATCGTTACCGGTTATCCGGTAATCCGTCCGCGAGGTCTCCGAACCATGGCAGCGGATGCTCAACCTTCCACAGTGCGGAGCCGCAGCGGACAGCGACGTTGCTGATGACCGCCCGGCACCTGGAGGCCGCGGCGGTCGACGACGCCCTCGACCTGTTCGATTCGCTGATGGCCACCCGCCTGATCAGCCCGGCGCGGCGGGCCACGGACAAGGCCCGGCTGGCGGCGATGCCGAAGCTGGAAAAGGCGTCCACGACGCTGGTCGCGGTTACCAAGGTGATGCTGGAGCTGTTCGCCGGCGCCGAAGGCGCCCTCGACATCGCCTCGGCACGGGCGGCGATCGAGGAGGTCGCTTCCCGGGAAGAGGTCGCCGCGGCGGTGGCGACGGTGACCGAGCTGGTGCCCGACGAGGACTCGTGGGAGGCCGACAACCGGGCGGCGATCGCGGCCCGCTACGGCGTGGTGCGCCCGTTCGTACGGCTGCTGGCCACCGTGCTGCCGTTGCAGGCCGCCCCGGCCGGCCGCGAGCTCCTGGCCGAGATTCACCGGCTGCCGGAACTGCTGCGCCGCCGGATCTCGCAGAAGCCGTTGGGCGAGGCCGACCTGAACATGAACCTCGTGACCGGCACGTGGCGGCGCGCGGTGCTGGCCAACCCGGCCCTGGACGGTGCGGCCGACCGCGACGCCTACGTGATGTGTCTGCTCACCCAGCTCACCGCGGCGCTGCGCCGCAGGGACATCTTCGCCTACCCGTCACTGCGCTGGGGCGACCCGCGCGCTCAGCTGCTCGACGGCGCCGAATGGAGCGGCGTACGCGATGACGTCCTGGCCGGTCTCGGGCTGACCGGGCCCGTCGAGGAGCACCTGGCCGAGATGGTGACCGCGCTTGACGGCGGCTGGCGCCAGCTCGCCCAGCGCATCGAGGAGGCCGGCCCGGACGCCAGCGTCCGCGTCGTGCCGGGTGACGGGGGCCGGATGCGGCTGTCGGTGTCGCGGCTGGAGAAGCTGGGCGACCCGCCGTCGCTGGTGGACCTGCGTAAGCGGGTTGCGGCGATGCGGCCGCTGACCGACATCCCCGAGGTTCTGATGTACGTGCACTCCTGGACCGGGATGCTGGATGCCTACCAGCACGTTGGCGGGCTGAACACCAGCATGGACGACCTGCCGCTGACCGTGGCCGGGCTGCTGGTCGCCGACGCCTGCAACGTCGGCCTCGCCCCGATCATCAACCCGGCCGAACCGGCGCTGACCCGCGACCGCCTCTCCCACGTCGACCAGAACTACATCCGCCCGGACACCCACGGCGCCGCCAACGCCCGCCTGGTCGCCTACCAGGAGAAGATCGGCATCACCGACCTGTGGGGCGGCGGCCTGGTCGCCGGCGTCGACGGGTTGTGGTTCGTCGTGCCGGTCCAGACGATCCAGGCCGCGCCGAGCCCACGGTTCTTCGGCTACAAGCGTGGCATCACCTGGCTCAACGCGGTCAACGACCGGTTCGCCGGGCTCGGCGCGACCATCGTGACCGGCACCGTGCGCGACAGCCTGCACATCCTGGACGCGCTGCTCAACCTCGACGCCGGACCCCGCCCGGAGATGATCACCACAGATACGGCCTCGTACTCCGACATCGTGTTCGGCCTGTTCCGGCTGCTCGGGTACCGGTTCTCACCGCGCATCGCCGACATCGGCGGCACCGGGTTCTGGCGTGCCGACCTGCCCGGCGCCGAGCCGGGCGACTACGGGCCACTGAATGCGATCGCCCGCAACAAGGTCAACCTCAGCCGGATCGTCACGCACTGGCCGGACATGCTGCGCATCGCCGGATCGCTGGTCACCAGCCGGGTCCGGGCGTATGACCTGCTGCGGATGCTCACCCGCGACGGCACCCCGACCCCACTGGGGCAGGCCCTGGCCGAGTACGGGCGCATCCCCAAAACCCTGCACCTGCTGGCGATGATCGATCCAGTGGACGAGACCTACCGGCGTACCGTCATCCGCCAGCAGAACATCGTCGAGTCCCGCCACGCCCTCGCACGCAAGATCCTGCACGGCAACCGGGGCGAGATCTCCCAGGCGTACCGGGCCGGGCAAGAAGACCAGCTCGGCGCGCTCGGCCTCGTGCTCAACGCGATCGTGCTGTGGAACACCCGCTACATCGACCTGACGGTCAACCTGCTGCGCGCCCAGGGCTACCCAGTGCGCGACGAAGACGCCGCCCGCCTTTCCCCGCTCGGGTACGCGCACATCAACATGCTGGGCCGCTACAGCTTCCCCAAGCCGGGCGACGGGCCACAGCTGCGCCCGCTGCGCGACCCCGACCAGCCGGAGAACTTATGCGCGCCAAGGACATCGAGCCCGGCCGCGAGTACGGGCGCAACGCCTCTGCGAAAGCAGACAGCCGCTGTTGCAGGTGGCCGTGGAAGGCCTTCCCGTCCGCGCAGACGGCAGCAGCGGTCGGGCAGAGCTGGCCCTGGGTGCGCCGCTGCCCGTACGAGGGTGAAATCGAGATCCGGTGGGTGCTGCTCGAGTCCAGCCGAGTACGCCGTGCCGAGTCCGGAACGCGAGGACTACCTGCGGACGCAGATCGCGCACCGATTAGGTTTCCGCGCCGCGCCCGTCTGTACGTATAAGAACGACTCACGAGAGGCTGGCATGATGCGGAAACTGACCTTTGGCATGAATGTGACCCTGGACGGCTACATCGCCGCGCCCGGCGACGACCTCGGCTGGAGTGGGGGTGAGGGACCGGACTCGTCGTCGAGCGACGAGCTGTTCCAGTGGTGGTCCGACCGGGTGGGGGCGACTGGCCTGGCGCTGTATGGGCGCAAGCTGTGGGAGGCGATGAGTTCCCACTGGCCGACCGCCGACCAGCAGCCCGGCGCCACACAGGCGGAGATCGAGTTCGCCCGCCGCTGGCGGGACATGCCGAAGGTGGTGTTCTCCTCGACGCCCAGGACGGTCGACTGGAACACGCGCCTGGTCACCGGCGACGCGGTCGCCGAGATCACCCGGCTCAAGGCCGAGGACGGCGGCCCGATGGACATCGTCGGCGCGACGCTTGCCGGGGCGGCCATGCGGGCCGGGCTGATCGACGAATACGCCCTGGTCACCCACCCGGTCCTGGTGGGCGGCGGCACGCCGTTCTTCACCGCGCTGGACAGCTGGGTGAACCTGAACCTCGTGGAGACGCGGACTTTTTCCGGCGGCGTAGTGCTGACCCGATACGAGACGAGGCGATGA